One window from the genome of Cucumis melo cultivar AY chromosome 12, USDA_Cmelo_AY_1.0, whole genome shotgun sequence encodes:
- the LOC103500594 gene encoding pentatricopeptide repeat-containing protein At2g01860: MHSIVSATSVSSILVKGNGGIGCQITMVHFKANSRRRPPKNLLCPRRAKLPPDPAVNQFLNNKTSAPSPSFTDLISSKIFQDEHEEIHAYDYTKDTDVVWDSDEIEAISSLFQGRIPQKPGKLNRERPLPLPLPHKLRPPRLPNPKIRPTTTVSSRALLSKKVYKRPDFLIGLARAIRDLSPEENVSKVLNRWGPFLQKGSLSLTIKELGHMGLPDRALKTFCWVQEQRRLFPDDRVLASTVEVLSRNHELKVPVNLEEFTKLASRGVLEAMMRGFIKGGSLNLAWKLLVAAKKGKRMLDPSVYVKLILELGKNPDKNVLVLNLLEELGQREALKLNQQDSTTIIKVCTRLRKFEIAEKLYCWYVESGHEPSMVMYTALVHSRYSDRKYREALSLVWEMESANCPFDLPAYNVVIKLFVALGDLSRAVRYFAKLKEAGFSPTYDVYRNMITIYLVSGRLAKSKEIYKEAENAGFIMDKQITSMLLQAKR, translated from the coding sequence ATGCATTCCATTGTCTCAGCAACTTCAGTGTCTTCCATTCTGGTGAAAGGAAATGGAGGAATTGGCTGCCAGATTACGATGGTTCATTTCAAGGCTAACTCCAGAAGACGCCCACCCAAAAACCTCCTCTGTCCACGACGGGCCAAGCTTCCTCCTGACCCTGCCGTCAACCAATTCTTGAACAACAAAACCTCTGCCCCTTCCCCATCCTTCACCGATTTGATTTCCTCTAAGATTTTCCAAGATGAGCATGAAGAAATCCATGCTTATGATTATACCAAGGATACTGATGTTGTTTGGGATTCAGATGAAATTGAAGCTATTTCATCACTCTTCCAAGGGAGAATCCCTCAGAAACCTGGTAAATTGAATCGGGAGAGACCTCTTCCTCTCCCACTGCCACACAAGCTACGACCACCAAGACTTCCTAACCCTAAAATCCGCCCAACAACAACGGTGTCTTCGCGTGCTTTGCTGTCTAAGAAAGTCTACAAGCGTCCTGATTTTCTTATTGGCCTTGCTAGGGCGATTAGAGATCTATCCCCAGAGGAAAATGTGTCCAAGGTTCTCAATCGGTGGGGTCCGTTTTTGCAGAAGGGATCTCTTTCATTGACAATCAAGGAACTAGGGCATATGGGTCTTCCTGATAGAGCTCTAAAGACGTTCTGTTGGGTACAGGAACAACGTCGACTCTTTCCAGATGATCGTGTTTTGGCCTCAACCGTTGAGGTCCTTTCAAGGAACCACGAACTGAAGGTACCTGTAAACTTGGAAGAGTTCACTAAACTTGCAAGTCGTGGTGTGCTGGAGGCAATGATGAGAGGGTTTATCAAAGGTGGGAGCTTAAATCTTGCTTGGAAGCTTCTTGTAGCTGCGAAGAAGGGTAAGAGAATGTTGGATCCCAGCGTCTATGTGAAGTTGATATTGGAGCTTGGTAAAAACCCTGATAAAAACGTATTGGTTCTTAACTTACTGGAAGAGCTAGGACAAAGAGAAGCCTTGAAGTTGAACCAACAAGATAGTACAACTATAATTAAGGTCTGCACAAGGCTTCGTAAATTTGAAATTGCTGAGAAACTTTATTGCTGGTATGTTGAATCTGGACATGAACCGAGTATGGTTATGTATACTGCCTTAGTTCATAGTCGCTACTCAGACAGGAAATATAGGGAGGCATTATCTTTAGTGTGGGAAATGGAGTCTGCAAACTGTCCTTTTGATCTTCCTGCTTATAATGTAGTGATAAAGCTTTTTGTTGCTCTTGGTGATCTTTCAAGGGCTGTTAGATACTTTGCAAAGCTTAAGGAAGCTGGTTTTTCCCCTACATATGATGTATATCGGAATATGATCACCATTTATTTAGTTTCAGGGAGGTTAGCCAAGTCTAAGGAAATTTATAAGGAAGCGGAGAATGCTGGATTTATCATGGATAAACAAATTACTTCAATGTTGTTGCAAGCAAAAAGATGA
- the LOC103500621 gene encoding uncharacterized protein LOC103500621, which translates to MCIAAFVWQSHSLYSLILFQNRDEYHNRPTKPMSWWEDHEIAGGRDEVGGGTWLGCSRKGKVAFVTNVLEPHEIPEAKSRGNLPLLFLQSTKSPKEFAEEIKAEAYRYNGFNLVVADISTKTMVYISNRTKGDHILIQEVPPGLHVLSNAELDSAWHKVQRLRLKFNEQLRIYGEGEIPEKAMVERLMRDHVKADESKLPHISSPDWEYNTSSVFVQFQTPLGCFGTRSTSVLTITKTGMVHFYETYLETGTWKEKTLSYFIE; encoded by the exons ATGTGTATTGCGGCATTTGTTTGGCAGTCTCATTCACTATACTCCCTCATTCTCTTCCAGAACAGAGATGAATATCACAACAG GCCTACGAAACCGATGTCATGGTGGGAGGACCATGAGATAGCAGGAGGGAGAGACGAGGTTGGGGGCGGAACTTGGTTAGGTTGTTCAAGGAAAGGCAAGGTTGCATTTGTTACTAATGTGTTGGAACCTCATGAAATCCCTGAGGCTAAAAGCCGTGGAAATCTTCCTCTTCTCTTTCTGCAG AGCACAAAGAGTCCAAAGGAATTTGCAGAGGAGATAAAGGCAGAAGCGTATCGATATAATGGATTTAACCTAGTCGTAGCTGACATAAGTACTAAAACCATGGTTTATATCTCCAACAGAACAAAAGGGGATCATATTCTCATTCAGGAGGTGCCTCCTGGTTTACATGTTTTATCTAATGCAGAACTTGATTCCGCTTGGCATAAG GTGCAGCGCTTGAGGCTAAAATTTAATGAACAGCTTCGTATATATGGTGAAGGTGAAATACCTGAGAAAGCGATGGTTGAGAGATTAATGAGGGACCATGTTAAAGCTGATGAAAGCAAACTTCCTCATATATCCTCCCCTGACTGGGAGTACAATACAAGCTCTGTCTTTGTCCAATTTCAGACCCCTCTG GGATGTTTTGGCACCAGAAGCACATCTGTATTGACTATAACTAAAACAGGAATGGTACACTTTTATGAGACTTATCTAGAAACAGGTACTTGGAAGGAAAAAACATTGAGTTACTTCATTGAATAG